A genome region from Chryseobacterium sp. G0186 includes the following:
- a CDS encoding helix-turn-helix transcriptional regulator encodes MNSNLFIGMIYFRKVLFLLIIFSFLEYKSQSKIHDIDSLQTEAFGRLLRNGDFKKIILQERKYLEVARKQNYKKGKIRGNINIAYALTVFKKNKTSLDFLEIAKKELDKDQDNNLLEYLYFVYGVNYNSLHMHSQAIRSFDVAFEYAQRIEDKKTREKRLYNIYDWKRNSFQVLGMMDSVYSNEKKCMQSPMPMLFITIANRHFQKQNIDSAEFFINKANDLLLVKEIPIEGKANVLRAFGKLNIKKKHYDKALSYLFNSLKITSKANLRKRNLESYELISEAYKGLNDKEKEQEFVLKYSQLRDSLRTEEENVTNIVIEKILDEELKKEKGNKYYFYYIIISILIMSIVAIYLIRDELKKRVKLKDFLIDQKVQESQELRKKLSNVHDELIQLVKNSDPSFMNCFRELYPEFCNNLTSKYNHLTLNDLRLCAFIKLNFSNKQIADYDHISLRTVESKKYRLRKKLELPKEIDFNKWILEH; translated from the coding sequence ATGAATTCAAATTTATTTATTGGTATGATTTATTTTAGAAAAGTACTTTTTTTATTGATCATTTTTTCTTTTTTAGAGTATAAGTCACAATCCAAGATACATGATATTGATAGTTTGCAGACAGAGGCTTTTGGCAGACTTTTGAGAAATGGTGATTTTAAAAAAATAATTTTGCAAGAAAGAAAGTACCTTGAAGTAGCTAGGAAACAGAACTATAAAAAAGGAAAAATAAGAGGGAACATTAATATTGCTTATGCTCTGACTGTATTTAAGAAAAACAAAACGAGTCTAGATTTTTTAGAAATTGCTAAAAAAGAGCTCGACAAAGATCAAGATAATAATCTTTTAGAGTACCTATATTTTGTCTATGGAGTCAATTATAATTCACTTCATATGCATTCACAAGCAATAAGAAGTTTTGATGTTGCATTTGAATATGCACAAAGAATCGAAGATAAAAAGACGAGGGAGAAGAGATTATATAATATCTATGATTGGAAAAGAAATAGCTTTCAGGTGTTAGGGATGATGGATTCAGTATATAGTAATGAAAAAAAGTGCATGCAGTCTCCAATGCCCATGCTGTTTATAACTATTGCCAACAGACATTTTCAAAAGCAAAATATTGATTCAGCTGAATTTTTTATTAATAAAGCTAATGACTTATTGTTGGTAAAGGAGATTCCCATCGAAGGAAAGGCTAATGTCTTGCGGGCCTTCGGCAAACTCAACATCAAAAAAAAACATTATGATAAAGCGTTGAGTTATCTATTTAATTCATTAAAAATTACTAGTAAAGCCAATCTACGAAAAAGAAATTTGGAATCATATGAATTAATTTCTGAAGCTTATAAGGGACTTAATGATAAGGAAAAAGAACAAGAATTTGTATTGAAGTACTCTCAGCTACGTGATAGTCTAAGAACAGAGGAAGAAAATGTTACCAACATTGTAATTGAAAAAATTCTTGATGAGGAGTTGAAAAAAGAAAAAGGTAATAAATATTATTTTTACTATATTATTATAAGTATTTTAATCATGAGTATCGTAGCTATTTATTTGATTCGTGATGAGTTAAAAAAACGAGTAAAGCTAAAAGATTTTTTAATAGATCAAAAAGTGCAGGAATCTCAAGAACTCAGAAAAAAGCTTAGCAATGTCCATGATGAACTGATTCAACTTGTAAAAAATTCTGATCCTTCTTTTATGAATTGTTTTAGGGAATTGTATCCAGAATTTTGTAATAATCTAACTTCGAAGTATAATCATCTTACTTTAAATGATTTAAGATTATGTGCTTTTATCAAACTAAACTTTTCCAATAAGCAAATTGCTGATTATGACCATATATCACTAAGGACTGTTGAATCTAAAAAATACAGGCTAAGAAAGAAACTTGAGTTACCAAAGGAGATCGATTTTAATAAATGGATTTTGGAGCATTAA
- a CDS encoding NRAMP family divalent metal transporter: protein MSVKHNFQNQSKKIKKFFGLLGPGLTTGAADDDPSGIATYSQTGAQFGYGQLWTALYMLPFMTAVQEACARIGMVTGKGLTGVIKEHYSKKILYSSVGLVVIANTINIGADIGAMAAAAQLIIPADIVVLMLFFTVSILTLEVFTSYRVYSKVLKWLALSLLAYPLTAFIIDQPWKEILKASMVPHFEFSFNFLFIITGVFGTTITPYMFFWQASQEVEEENKRGLIQDGKPRIGWRHIHAMRKDNNIGMIISEFTTWCIILVGGTVLHSAHITDINTAADAAKALEPLVQSFPNSGLISKIIFAIGIIGLGLLAVPVLSGSASYAVSEALNWNASLDLKFTKAKGFYMVIIISTLIGLCMNFIGINPVKALVYTAVLNGVAAVPLLFLIIRISASEHIMGEFKSRWLSKSLLWATFFFMAAASIAMFFTI from the coding sequence ATGTCCGTTAAGCATAATTTTCAAAACCAAAGCAAAAAAATCAAAAAATTTTTCGGACTACTAGGTCCTGGACTGACAACAGGGGCTGCTGATGATGACCCTTCGGGAATTGCTACATACTCCCAGACCGGGGCTCAATTCGGTTATGGGCAGCTATGGACCGCACTCTATATGCTCCCATTTATGACTGCAGTACAGGAAGCCTGTGCAAGAATAGGAATGGTTACCGGTAAAGGATTAACAGGAGTTATCAAAGAACATTATAGCAAAAAAATACTCTATAGTTCTGTAGGATTGGTTGTCATTGCTAATACAATTAATATAGGAGCGGATATCGGAGCCATGGCGGCGGCGGCACAATTAATTATTCCTGCTGATATTGTTGTACTAATGTTGTTTTTTACTGTTAGCATACTTACTTTGGAGGTTTTCACAAGTTATCGCGTATATTCAAAAGTTCTCAAATGGCTGGCATTATCACTCCTTGCCTACCCTCTTACAGCTTTCATCATTGATCAGCCGTGGAAAGAAATATTAAAAGCCTCTATGGTTCCTCATTTTGAATTTTCTTTCAATTTTCTGTTCATAATCACTGGTGTATTTGGGACGACGATTACGCCCTATATGTTCTTTTGGCAAGCATCTCAAGAAGTGGAAGAAGAAAATAAAAGAGGTCTGATTCAAGATGGAAAACCCAGAATCGGGTGGCGTCATATTCATGCGATGAGAAAAGATAATAATATAGGCATGATTATCTCTGAATTTACTACATGGTGTATTATTTTGGTCGGAGGAACCGTTTTACACAGCGCTCATATAACAGATATTAATACTGCCGCTGATGCAGCAAAGGCTTTAGAACCTTTAGTTCAATCATTTCCAAATTCCGGATTGATATCAAAAATTATATTTGCAATTGGTATCATTGGCTTGGGACTTCTTGCTGTTCCAGTTCTATCAGGATCAGCATCTTATGCAGTTTCGGAAGCTCTCAACTGGAATGCAAGTTTAGATCTTAAATTTACAAAAGCAAAAGGCTTTTATATGGTCATTATTATCTCTACACTTATTGGCCTGTGCATGAATTTTATTGGAATTAATCCAGTGAAAGCCCTTGTTTACACAGCAGTTCTCAATGGTGTAGCTGCCGTTCCCCTCTTATTTCTGATTATCCGGATATCTGCAAGTGAACATATTATGGGAGAATTCAAAAGCAGGTGGCTGTCAAAAAGTTTATTATGGGCAACATTTTTCTTCATGGCTGCAGCATCAATTGCTATGTTTTTTACTATCTAA
- a CDS encoding recombinase family protein, which translates to MKSAYLYVRVSTDEQKRKGYSLPEQEDRLLKYCKYNNIEVKGIYREDYSAKNFNRPEWKELFSEIKKKSSGEDKNILFIKWDRFSRNVEYAYEMIGKLRKYKTTAMAIDQPIDFSVPESTVMLAVYLAVPEAENTRRAQNTANGIRRAKLMGRYPNKAPIGFINLTLMDGKKTIAPKEPEADIIKWSFHQVAQNDHKISEIMKMANEKGLICSRSHFFRILRNPIYCGLISVKLKSNEEQMIKGLHEPLISESLFYQVQSVINTKRKTTSKKDDLKELFFLRGFLTCPVCDRKLSGSIAQGSSKKYPYYHCHDRCRTRINAILLNDCYQNKLQQLILSNNTIDLFKCILQYQNIKTLKASYLYNQNLIERKIKEEGQILSRGRKLFLAGVLKIDDYNELKKENQVNIRHLKKEARDIFLKLKAIDKKDQIEDKEIVEVFRKFSEFDTSDKKSLVSLIPPVDIDYKTGDLSLDLNQAFLKILLKKSNRKTNKKNEFH; encoded by the coding sequence ATGAAGTCAGCCTATTTATATGTCCGTGTAAGTACGGACGAACAAAAAAGAAAAGGTTATTCCCTTCCTGAGCAGGAGGATAGATTATTGAAGTATTGTAAATATAACAATATCGAAGTCAAAGGAATCTATCGTGAAGACTATTCTGCCAAAAATTTCAACCGACCTGAGTGGAAAGAATTGTTTTCAGAAATTAAAAAGAAATCATCAGGAGAAGATAAAAACATACTATTTATAAAATGGGACAGATTCAGTCGTAATGTTGAATATGCTTACGAAATGATTGGAAAGCTGCGAAAATATAAAACGACAGCAATGGCTATTGATCAACCAATTGATTTCTCTGTGCCGGAAAGTACCGTTATGCTGGCTGTATATTTAGCGGTTCCGGAAGCGGAAAATACTCGGAGGGCTCAAAATACAGCAAATGGTATTCGTCGAGCGAAGCTGATGGGTAGATATCCTAATAAAGCACCTATTGGATTTATTAATTTGACATTAATGGATGGTAAAAAAACTATTGCTCCTAAAGAACCTGAAGCGGATATTATAAAGTGGTCTTTTCATCAAGTTGCCCAGAACGATCATAAGATTTCCGAAATAATGAAAATGGCTAATGAAAAAGGATTGATATGTTCACGGTCACACTTCTTTAGAATTTTACGGAATCCAATTTATTGTGGGCTTATATCAGTCAAACTTAAATCTAATGAAGAACAAATGATAAAAGGTTTGCATGAACCTTTAATATCTGAATCGTTATTTTATCAAGTTCAGTCTGTTATTAATACAAAAAGAAAAACTACTTCAAAAAAAGATGATTTAAAAGAGCTGTTTTTTCTTAGAGGTTTTTTGACTTGTCCTGTTTGCGATCGAAAACTCAGTGGAAGTATTGCACAAGGAAGCTCAAAAAAATACCCATATTATCATTGTCATGATCGCTGTAGAACAAGGATAAACGCAATTTTACTGAATGATTGCTATCAAAATAAGCTTCAGCAATTAATACTATCAAATAATACAATTGACTTATTTAAATGTATTTTACAATACCAGAATATAAAGACACTGAAAGCAAGTTATTTGTACAATCAAAATTTAATTGAGAGAAAAATAAAAGAAGAGGGGCAAATTCTTTCTAGAGGCAGAAAGTTGTTTTTAGCAGGAGTATTAAAAATTGATGACTACAATGAATTAAAAAAAGAGAATCAAGTTAACATTAGGCATCTTAAGAAGGAAGCGCGTGATATTTTTCTTAAATTAAAAGCTATTGATAAAAAGGATCAAATAGAAGATAAAGAAATAGTCGAAGTTTTTCGAAAATTTTCCGAGTTTGACACCTCAGATAAAAAAAGTCTTGTGAGTCTTATTCCACCAGTTGATATTGATTATAAAACAGGAGATCTTTCTTTGGACTTGAATCAAGCATTTTTAAAAATATTATTAAAGAAAAGTAACCGAAAAACTAATAAGAAAAATGAATTTCATTGA